The nucleotide window CGGGGTCGAACCGTAGACCCCCTGCCATCCCGTTCGAGATGGCTCTCTGCAGCAGGTTCAGGCTGGCATTGATGTGTCTGTCGAGGTGCCAGCCGCAATCGCACTTGAACTCAGTGCCCATTCGGGAATCTTGTATTCTCCCACATGCCGGGCACTTTCTGCTGCTGTATCCTGGATCCACTTTGACAATCGGGATCCCTCTCCACTGCGCCTTGTACTCGATGACCTGGTGGAGCTTCCGCCGCGGCCACATGCTCAGACGTCGGTTGAGTTTCTTGTTCTTCTTGAGTCTCATCCCCTTCAAATCCTCGAGCACTATAGCGGCTTTCCTACCTTCTGCGAACTTGAGTACTGAGTTCGCCACCTGATGCATCCTGTAATCGACCCTATTGTGCTCCCGTCTTCCCTCTCTCCTGCATAGGGAGCGAGCCGTGCGTCGATCATGAGACTTCTTCGTCTGCAGATTCCTCCGTCGGTCATGATGCCTCTGCTGGATGATGGACACATCGCGATAGTCCGCCTTCACTGCCACTCCGTTGTCGCCTTTGACGAACAATCCGTCAAGGCTTCGCTCGTTCGTGTCGAGCGAGAGCACAGATTCGGGAGTGTAAGCTCTGGGCGCTTCCTTCCTGAAGGCGATGATGACTCGGTCCGGAAGAACCGTAAGCGACCCGAGAGTGAGGGTCTCGTCGTCGAGATACTTGCGATGATACTGGCTCACGACCAGGTTGAGCTTGACATGGCAGCCAGCCCTAATCGGAAGGTCGATAGATCCAGATTTCCGATCCAGCTTGTAAGCCTGGTTCTCTGCCTTCATCATTAGGCGTCTCACATACGGGATTCTGCACGCAACACCTTTGCGAACGCGCCTGCGATAGTTCTTAAGAACGCCGCCAGCTACCTCGAACGCTGATACAAGATGTTGGGAATACATCCTCGGATGTTCTTGACG belongs to Candidatus Thermoplasmatota archaeon and includes:
- a CDS encoding transposase, with translation MLIKRVVFRLDTDLPSEAKSLLEDFRLAVNNAVRTGFQARVTSRNALIRSAYKDFRQEHPRMYSQHLVSAFEVAGGVLKNYRRRVRKGVACRIPYVRRLMMKAENQAYKLDRKSGSIDLPIRAGCHVKLNLVVSQYHRKYLDDETLTLGSLTVLPDRVIIAFRKEAPRAYTPESVLSLDTNERSLDGLFVKGDNGVAVKADYRDVSIIQQRHHDRRRNLQTKKSHDRRTARSLCRREGRREHNRVDYRMHQVANSVLKFAEGRKAAIVLEDLKGMRLKKNKKLNRRLSMWPRRKLHQVIEYKAQWRGIPIVKVDPGYSSRKCPACGRIQDSRMGTEFKCDCGWHLDRHINASLNLLQRAISNGMAGGLRFDP